One window from the genome of Cryptomeria japonica chromosome 6, Sugi_1.0, whole genome shotgun sequence encodes:
- the LOC131047476 gene encoding transcription factor MYC2 produces MAGQNIWNNESFASNSLVEAFMASSSSSSASNLQMDPNLNQETLQQRLQILVETASIVWTYAIFWQVSYDASGAPQLCWGDGYYKGPKNAEEDEQLRMRSRMTVSPDDQELRKKVLRDLHSMISGADEPNQQDEEVTDPEWFYLVSMMQSFPLGFGVPGFTFSRGGHVWLAGAERLHTANCERAKQAQQLGIQTLVCIPIQGGVVEFGSMELIAENWLFLQQVNRSFNLNFNQSNANPVQNPSLWLDEPLSLTQGNAFQSAQYIEPAKTVVNNVEVQSLNSAFPLESAFTDFSSVTERQKFSSFGDQMGLSVRGDQPSLHHQAQKTEIIEAPTIHIMEATNGMEENGSVVGFNALKPMRTVDTTCLPKQNISLGIFNNTEKNSSKRIEDNLSFPSNPSGIAVGSFRSSIESELSDVEPSASIKESESIVVEKKPRKRGRKPANGREEPLNHVEAERQRREKLNQKFYELRAVVPNVSKMDKASLLADAVSYINDLSSRQQRLEVERDELQSQVDATKKELLVCSSKFGTKEPPSYTNIDLKGSSVGKFPGLESEVRILGQEAMIKIQCVKYNHPVARLMTALQELDMEVLHASVSTVKDSLMIQTVIAKMSRVLYTEQQLNGLLCKKVADLK; encoded by the coding sequence ATGGCGGGGCAAAATATTTGGAACAATGAGAGTTTTGCAAGCAATTCACTAGTTGAGGCATTTATGgcctcttcttcatcttcttctgccTCCAATTTACAGATGGATCCAAATTTGAACCAGGAGACATTGCAGCAGCGACTGCAGATTCTGGTTGAGACTGCCTCAATTGTGTGGACATATGCAATATTCTGGCAGGTTTCTTATGATGCTAGTGGTGCCCCTCAGCTGTGCTGGGGCGATGGGTACTATAAGGGGCCAAAGAATGCAGAAGAGGACGAGCAACTCAGAATGCGCAGCCGTATGACTGTGAGTCCAGATGATCAGGAGCTTAGGAAGAAGGTTTTGAGAGATTTGCATTCCATGATCAGTGGGGCTGATGAGCCGAATCAGCAGGATGAAGAAGTTACTGATCCGGAATGGTTTTATTTGGTTTCTATGATGCAGTCCTTTCCATTAGGGTTTGGAGTACCTGGATTTACATTTTCTAGAGGAGGTCATGTTTGGTTAGCTGGAGCGGAGAGACTGCATACAGCAAACTGTGAAAGGGCAAAACAAGCCCAACAGCTGGGGATTCAAACCTTGGTTTGCATTCCAATTCAGGGTGGAGTAGTGGAGTTTGGATCCATGGAACTCATTGCCGAGAACTGGTTATTTCTCCAGCAGGTTAACCGTTCATTTAACCTTAACTTCAACCAGTCTAATGCTAATCCTGTTCAAAATCCGTCATTGTGGTTAGATGAACCACTGAGTTTAACACAAGGTAATGCCTTTCAGTCTGCACAGTATATCGAACCAGCCAAAACAGTAGTTAATAATGTTGAAGTCCAGTCTTTGAACTCTGCATTTCCTCTGGAATCGGCATTTACAGATTTCAGTTCAGTCACAGAGAGACAGAAATTTTCTTCATTTGGGGACCAGATGGGTTTGTCTGTTAGAGGCGACCAGCCATCATTGCACCATCAAGCTCAAAAGACTGAGATCATTGAAGCACCAACAATCCACATTATGGAAGCAACAAATGGTATGGAAGAAAATGGTAGTGTTGTGGGCTTCAATGCATTGAAGCCTATGAGAACTGTAGATACCACTTGTTTGCCAAAACAAAATATCAGTCTGGGGATATTCAATAACACCGAAAAGAATTCATCAAAGCGAATCGAGGATAACCTTAGTTTTCCATCTAATCCTTCTGGAATAGCTGTGGGCAGTTTCCGTTCCAGTATTGAATCGGAGCTTTCTGATGTAGAGCCCTCTGCATCAATTAAAGAATCAGAGTCTATTGTAGTGGAGAAAAAGCCACGGAAACGTGGGAGGAAGCCTGCAAATGGTCGTGAAGAGCCACTGAATCATGTGGAGGCTGAGCGGCAAAGGCGAGAGAAACTAAACCAGAAATTCTATGAGCTTCGTGCTGTAGTTCCAAATGTCTCAAAGATGGATAAGGCTTCTCTGCTTGCAGATGCTGTTTCATATATCAATGATCTTAGCTCCAGACAACAAAGATTGGAGGTTGAAAGGGATGAATTACAAAGTCAAGTTGATGCAACAAAAAAGGAATTGCTGGTATGTTCTTCCAAGTTTGGAACTAAAGAACCACCAAGCTATACAAATATTGATCTAAAGGGTTCTAGTGTGGGGAAATTTCCGGGCTTGGAATCAGAAGTTCGCATTCTTGGCCAAGAAGCAATGATAAAAATTCAGTGTGTGAAATACAATCATCCTGTTGCTAGATTGATGACTGCACTGCAAGAACTTGATATGGAAGTCCTCCATGCAAGTGTTTCTACTGTAAAAGACTCTTTGATGATTCAAACAGTTATTGCTAAAATGTCTAGAGTTTTGTACACAGAACAACAACTTAATGGCCTGCTTTGTAAGAAAGTAGCTGATCTGAAGTAG